The Xanthobacter flavus genome includes a window with the following:
- a CDS encoding LysR family transcriptional regulator yields MVALVQALAVAEYLSFHRAAQALGTSQSSVSARIKALEAELGVILFDRNTRGVRLTEAGRRFVDQVDDAMGILDRAIKTAGMPARGEEGELHIGLHALTQGCFLDQLLGRFRSEHPCVRLRITEGTARDAQLMIREGRLDTAFMACTHEIPDLHSRVVWRDYLMAALPVGHHLATQADVEWRQLSAEIFLVRYGGTGPQVHDLIVTRAAGKWPVPTILRFDVGRSALLSMVAAGNGISLFVADGATSSMANVAFLPIRDEPETIPFSAVWSPRNRNPTLLSLLTLATEMGRLRPKSDSR; encoded by the coding sequence ATGGTAGCCCTCGTCCAAGCCCTCGCTGTCGCGGAATATCTCAGCTTCCATCGTGCGGCGCAGGCGCTCGGGACCAGTCAATCGAGTGTGAGCGCGCGGATCAAGGCGCTGGAGGCTGAACTCGGCGTCATCCTCTTCGACCGCAACACGCGCGGCGTCCGCCTGACCGAAGCCGGACGCCGCTTCGTCGATCAGGTCGATGACGCCATGGGCATCTTGGACCGGGCAATCAAGACCGCCGGGATGCCGGCACGTGGCGAGGAAGGCGAGCTTCACATCGGACTCCATGCCCTGACGCAAGGCTGTTTCCTAGACCAGCTGCTAGGGCGGTTCCGCAGCGAGCATCCGTGCGTCCGCCTGCGCATCACCGAAGGAACGGCGCGAGACGCGCAACTCATGATCCGCGAAGGCCGGCTCGATACCGCCTTTATGGCCTGCACTCACGAAATCCCCGACCTGCATTCCCGTGTAGTCTGGCGAGACTACCTCATGGCGGCGCTGCCAGTCGGTCATCACTTAGCGACACAAGCCGATGTCGAATGGCGACAGCTTTCGGCGGAAATCTTCCTTGTCCGTTATGGTGGCACCGGCCCGCAGGTCCATGATCTGATCGTGACGCGCGCAGCCGGGAAGTGGCCGGTGCCGACAATACTCCGCTTCGATGTCGGTCGCAGCGCGCTGCTCTCCATGGTCGCTGCCGGAAACGGTATTTCGCTCTTCGTCGCGGACGGTGCGACATCCAGCATGGCGAATGTTGCTTTCCTGCCGATCCGCGATGAGCCCGAAACTATCCCGTTTTCGGCCGTTTGGTCGCCCCGAAACCGAAACCCTACACTTTTGAGCCTGCTCACCCTAGCAACGGAAATGGGCCGCTTACGCCCGAAATCTGATTCGCGATAG
- a CDS encoding DUF3817 domain-containing protein: protein MRLQLFRGIAVIEGITTLILFLIAMPLKYLAGNEAIMPLAGWGHGYAFLAYMLFLVPGMWGKGFTAWEWTRTFLASLIPFGTFLNDPMLKRKALSAHA, encoded by the coding sequence ATGCGACTTCAACTATTCCGCGGCATTGCCGTCATCGAAGGTATCACCACGCTCATCTTGTTCCTAATCGCAATGCCGCTCAAATATCTCGCCGGGAACGAAGCGATCATGCCGCTTGCCGGCTGGGGGCATGGCTATGCTTTCCTTGCCTATATGCTCTTCCTCGTGCCGGGCATGTGGGGAAAGGGCTTCACCGCGTGGGAGTGGACGCGAACTTTCCTCGCATCGCTGATCCCGTTCGGTACCTTCCTCAATGACCCCATGCTGAAGCGCAAAGCGCTCTCGGCACATGCGTGA